In one Burkholderiales bacterium GJ-E10 genomic region, the following are encoded:
- a CDS encoding polyferredoxin-like protein translates to MTQPMTRSAQSALNAIPVKTIGAAGAEALLPPTHYHLRRRLVQALALALMVVIPVTGLFRFDPIAGAMVVLDRQIWFSDFFLVFGLWFCVATAMVFLYSIAGTVFCGWVCPQNSISEWANFLMRKLLGRRAEVSIDDGAPVRVTASKDRAVNWIILGIGYLAASMAVALLPMLYFWPPGSVWSFMTLHSDPSLKSSLYWIYGVFVLIILLDITILRHYWCRFACVYRVWQHSFKTRQTLHIAYDKARAADCEGCNYCVTQCFIDLDPRRTDIYDSCINCGECIDACNRMHQKHGVPGLLRFEFGERQGAPVAAAARPRRGRKESTAPSRSAEYSLMGRTRWALPFTALGLAMFSWGLWTYQPYHLSVDHGAAFTAGQMAPTSYKIAVANKRYRPESVRIYVHGLPAQDYRLSATTLDLGNVQHKAVTLTISPTLHRGLYPMQIEVRAQDGWVGRFSFEHFAG, encoded by the coding sequence ATGACGCAGCCCATGACCCGATCCGCGCAAAGCGCGTTGAACGCCATTCCCGTCAAGACGATCGGCGCCGCCGGCGCCGAAGCGCTTCTCCCGCCGACCCACTACCACCTCCGCCGGCGGCTGGTGCAGGCGCTCGCCCTCGCACTCATGGTCGTGATTCCCGTCACCGGCCTGTTCCGCTTCGATCCGATTGCCGGTGCGATGGTGGTGCTCGACCGGCAGATCTGGTTTTCCGATTTCTTCCTCGTCTTCGGCCTCTGGTTCTGCGTCGCGACGGCCATGGTGTTCCTGTACTCCATCGCGGGAACGGTGTTCTGCGGCTGGGTGTGTCCGCAGAACAGCATTTCCGAATGGGCCAACTTCCTCATGCGCAAGCTGCTCGGCCGGCGCGCCGAAGTCAGCATCGACGACGGCGCACCGGTGCGGGTGACCGCGTCGAAGGATCGCGCGGTCAACTGGATCATCCTCGGCATCGGCTACCTCGCCGCGTCGATGGCCGTGGCGCTGCTGCCGATGCTGTATTTCTGGCCCCCCGGTTCGGTGTGGTCGTTCATGACGCTGCACTCCGACCCGTCGCTCAAGTCGTCGCTGTATTGGATCTACGGGGTGTTCGTCCTGATCATCCTGCTCGACATCACCATCCTGCGCCACTACTGGTGCCGGTTCGCGTGCGTCTACCGCGTCTGGCAGCACTCGTTCAAGACCCGCCAGACCTTGCACATCGCCTACGACAAGGCCCGGGCCGCGGATTGCGAGGGCTGCAACTATTGCGTGACGCAATGCTTCATCGACCTCGATCCGCGCCGCACCGACATCTACGACAGCTGCATCAACTGTGGCGAATGCATCGACGCCTGCAACCGGATGCATCAGAAGCACGGGGTCCCGGGCCTGCTGCGATTCGAATTCGGCGAACGCCAGGGTGCTCCGGTGGCAGCTGCGGCCCGCCCGCGCCGCGGCCGCAAGGAGTCGACCGCGCCGAGCCGCAGCGCGGAATACAGCCTGATGGGGCGCACCCGCTGGGCCCTCCCCTTCACCGCCCTGGGCCTGGCGATGTTTTCCTGGGGCCTGTGGACGTATCAGCCCTACCACCTGTCGGTCGATCACGGCGCCGCGTTCACGGCCGGGCAAATGGCGCCGACGAGCTACAAGATTGCGGTGGCCAACAAGCGCTATCGTCCCGAGTCGGTCCGGATCTACGTCCATGGCCTGCCGGCCCAGGATTACCGCTTGAGCGCAACCACACTCGACCTGGGGAACGTCCAGCACAAGGCCGTCACGCTGACCATTTCGCCCACGCTCCATCGCGGGCTCTACCCCATGCAGATCGAGGTGCGGGCACAGGACGGCTGGGTCGGGCGCTTTTCGTTTGAACATTTCGCAGGATGA
- a CDS encoding putative uncharacterized protein (Precursor), with product MAIRSHNREIGREVGRRRRNAIRALLGAAIPLLLAACGSDEAQMAVKHYGNYTVAIETRPSPIEAGVDEVVVVITGAKHRPLWDALVRLRALPNANWVQAIEDGHTGVYRRAVDFGVPTPTGPLHVEIEENGKATEIDFPLSLIDKNTPES from the coding sequence ATGGCAATCCGCAGCCATAATCGAGAAATCGGCCGGGAAGTCGGACGCCGCCGCCGAAACGCAATCCGGGCGCTCCTGGGCGCGGCGATCCCGTTGCTGCTGGCGGCCTGCGGCTCCGATGAGGCCCAGATGGCCGTCAAGCATTACGGAAATTACACCGTGGCGATCGAAACCCGCCCGTCGCCGATCGAGGCCGGCGTCGACGAGGTCGTCGTCGTCATCACGGGCGCCAAGCACCGCCCCTTGTGGGATGCGCTCGTCCGCCTGCGGGCACTGCCGAACGCCAACTGGGTGCAGGCGATCGAAGACGGGCATACCGGCGTGTACCGGCGCGCCGTCGACTTCGGCGTTCCCACGCCGACCGGCCCGTTGCACGTCGAAATCGAAGAAAACGGCAAGGCGACGGAAATCGATTTTCCGCTTTCCCTGATCGACAAGAACACCCCCGAGAGTTGA
- a CDS encoding electron-transferring-flavoprotein dehydrogenase, with amino-acid sequence MEYDVVIVGGGPSGLAAAIRLKQRARDSGKDCSVCVLEKGAELGAHTLSGAVIDPRAFDELLPGWRTQQDAPIRLAVREDRFLFLTETGALQAPSALLPPCFVNHGNFIVSLGNVVRWLGQQAEALGVDIFPGFAAAEVLYEMEADGAAHVVGVATGSQGIGRDGQPTANFQPGMELRGRYTLFAEGSRGHLGRQLIDRFDLMRGRDPQTYAIGIKELWDIDPARHEPGLVMHTAGWPLDPQTYGGSFLYHAENHQVSIGLVVGLGYRNPYLSPFEEFQRLKTHPTIRTMLEGGKRVAYGARAITAGGLQSLPKLIFPGGALIGCEAGFLNAARIKGTHGAVVSGMLAADAVFDAVTAGRGGDEVAAYPQAFERSWLRDDLYATRNFKPWMDKGLLVGSIMFGIDQLVFGGRAPWTLRRSEADHAKLLPAAQCTPIDYPKPDGKLRFDRLSSVYLSNTNHEENQPVHLTLRDPGVPVAVNLARYAGPEARYCPAGVYEFVKTPEEADALQINAQNCVHCKTCDIKDPTQNIVWVAPEGGGGPRYPNM; translated from the coding sequence ATGGAGTACGACGTCGTGATCGTCGGAGGCGGCCCTTCCGGCCTTGCCGCGGCGATCCGGCTCAAGCAACGGGCGCGAGACTCGGGCAAGGACTGCTCGGTCTGCGTGCTGGAAAAAGGCGCTGAACTCGGTGCGCATACGCTGTCGGGCGCGGTGATCGACCCGCGTGCATTCGACGAGCTGCTGCCGGGCTGGCGCACGCAGCAGGACGCACCGATCCGTCTGGCCGTGCGCGAGGACCGATTTCTGTTTCTTACCGAAACCGGCGCCCTGCAGGCTCCGTCGGCACTGCTGCCGCCCTGCTTCGTCAACCACGGCAACTTCATCGTCAGCCTGGGCAACGTCGTGCGCTGGCTGGGACAGCAGGCCGAGGCGCTGGGCGTGGACATCTTTCCGGGGTTTGCGGCGGCGGAAGTCCTGTACGAGATGGAAGCCGACGGCGCGGCGCACGTCGTGGGCGTGGCAACCGGCAGCCAGGGCATCGGACGCGACGGACAGCCGACCGCGAACTTCCAACCTGGCATGGAACTGCGCGGCCGCTATACGCTCTTTGCCGAAGGATCGCGCGGCCACCTTGGCCGCCAGCTCATCGACCGCTTCGATCTCATGCGGGGACGCGACCCGCAGACCTATGCCATCGGCATCAAGGAGCTGTGGGACATCGATCCCGCGCGCCACGAGCCCGGACTGGTCATGCATACCGCCGGTTGGCCGCTCGATCCCCAAACCTATGGCGGGTCCTTCCTCTATCACGCCGAAAACCATCAGGTCAGCATCGGTCTCGTCGTCGGCCTCGGCTATCGCAATCCGTATCTCTCGCCGTTCGAAGAGTTCCAGCGTCTCAAGACCCACCCAACGATCCGAACGATGCTCGAAGGCGGCAAGCGCGTCGCGTACGGCGCGCGCGCGATCACCGCCGGCGGCCTGCAATCGCTGCCGAAACTGATATTTCCCGGCGGTGCGCTGATCGGCTGCGAGGCCGGATTTCTCAATGCGGCGCGCATCAAGGGCACCCATGGCGCGGTGGTCTCCGGCATGCTGGCGGCGGACGCGGTCTTCGATGCCGTGACCGCAGGACGCGGCGGCGACGAAGTGGCGGCCTATCCGCAAGCCTTCGAGCGCAGCTGGCTGCGCGACGACCTGTATGCCACGCGCAACTTCAAGCCCTGGATGGACAAGGGACTGCTGGTCGGCTCGATCATGTTCGGCATCGATCAGTTGGTGTTCGGCGGCCGCGCGCCGTGGACCCTCCGCCGGTCGGAGGCGGACCACGCCAAACTGCTGCCGGCGGCGCAATGCACACCGATCGACTACCCCAAGCCGGATGGCAAACTGCGCTTCGACCGGCTGTCGTCGGTCTACCTGTCCAACACCAATCACGAGGAAAACCAGCCGGTCCACCTTACGCTGCGCGATCCGGGCGTTCCGGTTGCCGTCAACCTTGCGCGCTATGCCGGGCCCGAGGCGCGCTACTGCCCGGCCGGGGTGTACGAATTCGTGAAAACGCCCGAGGAGGCGGACGCGTTGCAGATCAATGCCCAGAACTGCGTGCACTGCAAGACCTGCGACATCAAGGATCCGACGCAGAACATCGTCTGGGTGGCGCCGGAAGGCGGCGGCGGCCCGCGGTATCCGAACATGTAA
- a CDS encoding ATP-dependent Clp protease, ATP-binding subunit ClpA, with protein MIAQELEVSLHMAFVEARQARHEFITVEHLLLALLDNPSASEVLRACACNIEDLRKSLQNFISDNTPVLPPNSDADTQPTLGFQRVIQRAIMHVQSTSNGKKEVTGANVLVAIFGEKDSHAVYYLHQQGTTRLDVVNYISHGITKTPAVEEKAKAGDAEAEGGEGRDQASPLEQYTQNLNVLAREGKIDPLIGREPEVERVIQVLCRRRKNNPLLVGEAGVGKTAIAEGLAWRIVKSEVPEILEKAVVYSLDMGALLAGTKYRGDFEQRLKAVLKQLKANPSAVLFIDEIHTLIGAGSASGGTLDASNLLKPALSNGALKCIGATTYAEYRGIFEKDHALSRRFQKIDVNEPTVQQTIEILKGLKSRFEEHHGVRYSAGAITAAAELAAKFINDRHLPDKAIDVIDEAGAAQRILPAGKRKKTIGKNEVEEIIAKIARIPPQTVSSDDRAQLKNLDRNLKNVVFGQDPAIDALAAAIKMARSGLGKPDKPIGAFLFSGPTGVGKTEVARQLAFTLGIELIRFDMSEYMERHAVSRLIGAPPGYVGFDQGGLLTEAITKKPHAVLLLDEIEKAHPDIFNILLQVMDHGTLTDNNGRKADFRNVILIMTTNAGAEALQKRPIGFGGSREAGDEMAEIRRLFSPEFRNRLDAIISFGALDETIILRVVDKFLMQLEEQLHEKKVEIVFSDALRAHLAKKGFDPVMGARPMARLIQDTIRKALADELLFGRLVNGGKVDVDVDDQDTVVLQFPPSSDSGDASQPERGEPVLSE; from the coding sequence ATGATCGCGCAGGAATTGGAAGTCAGTTTGCACATGGCCTTCGTCGAGGCGAGACAGGCCCGGCACGAGTTCATCACGGTGGAGCACCTCCTGCTCGCGCTGCTGGACAATCCGTCCGCGTCGGAAGTGCTGCGCGCCTGCGCCTGCAACATCGAGGACCTGCGCAAGAGCCTGCAGAACTTCATTTCGGACAACACGCCGGTCCTGCCGCCCAATTCGGATGCGGACACGCAGCCGACGCTGGGATTCCAGCGCGTCATCCAGCGCGCGATCATGCACGTGCAGTCGACTTCCAACGGCAAGAAGGAGGTCACGGGCGCCAATGTGCTCGTGGCGATCTTCGGCGAGAAGGACTCGCATGCGGTCTATTACCTGCACCAGCAGGGGACGACCCGCCTCGACGTCGTCAACTACATCTCCCACGGCATCACCAAGACGCCGGCGGTCGAGGAAAAGGCCAAGGCCGGCGATGCCGAAGCCGAGGGCGGCGAGGGCCGGGATCAGGCATCGCCCCTGGAACAGTACACGCAGAATCTCAACGTGCTGGCGCGCGAGGGCAAGATCGATCCCCTGATCGGGCGCGAGCCGGAGGTGGAGCGGGTGATCCAGGTGCTCTGCCGGCGGCGGAAGAACAACCCGCTGCTGGTAGGCGAGGCGGGGGTGGGGAAGACCGCGATCGCGGAAGGGCTGGCGTGGCGCATCGTCAAAAGCGAGGTGCCCGAGATTCTCGAGAAGGCGGTCGTCTATTCGCTCGACATGGGCGCGCTGCTCGCGGGCACGAAGTATCGGGGAGATTTCGAGCAGCGCCTGAAGGCGGTGCTCAAGCAGCTCAAGGCCAATCCGTCGGCGGTGTTGTTCATCGACGAAATCCATACCCTGATCGGGGCGGGGTCGGCCTCGGGCGGCACGCTCGACGCATCCAACCTGCTCAAGCCGGCGCTGTCCAACGGCGCGCTCAAGTGCATCGGCGCCACGACGTACGCCGAATATCGCGGGATCTTCGAAAAGGATCATGCGCTGTCGCGGCGCTTCCAGAAGATCGACGTCAACGAGCCGACGGTGCAGCAGACCATCGAAATCCTCAAAGGGCTCAAGTCGCGGTTCGAAGAGCACCACGGTGTCCGGTACTCGGCAGGGGCGATCACCGCGGCGGCCGAACTCGCGGCCAAGTTCATCAATGACCGGCACCTGCCGGACAAGGCGATCGACGTCATCGACGAGGCGGGCGCGGCGCAGCGCATCCTGCCGGCCGGCAAGCGCAAGAAGACGATCGGCAAGAACGAGGTCGAGGAGATCATCGCCAAGATCGCGCGCATTCCGCCGCAGACGGTGTCGAGCGACGATCGCGCGCAGCTCAAGAACCTCGACCGCAACCTCAAGAACGTGGTGTTCGGCCAGGATCCGGCGATCGATGCCCTCGCAGCGGCCATCAAGATGGCCCGGTCCGGCCTCGGCAAACCCGACAAGCCGATCGGCGCGTTTCTCTTTTCCGGTCCTACCGGCGTCGGCAAGACCGAAGTTGCGCGGCAGCTCGCGTTCACGCTGGGGATCGAGCTCATCCGCTTCGACATGTCGGAGTACATGGAGCGGCACGCCGTGAGCCGGCTGATTGGCGCGCCCCCCGGATACGTCGGTTTCGACCAGGGCGGACTGCTGACCGAGGCGATCACCAAGAAGCCGCATGCCGTGCTGCTGCTCGACGAGATCGAAAAGGCGCACCCGGACATCTTCAATATTCTGCTGCAGGTGATGGACCATGGCACGCTGACGGACAACAACGGGCGCAAGGCCGATTTCCGCAATGTCATTCTCATCATGACCACCAACGCCGGCGCGGAGGCTCTGCAGAAGCGGCCGATCGGCTTCGGCGGCAGCCGTGAGGCGGGCGATGAGATGGCCGAAATCCGGCGCCTGTTCTCGCCGGAGTTCCGCAACCGACTCGATGCCATCATCAGCTTCGGCGCGCTCGACGAAACCATCATCCTGCGGGTGGTCGACAAGTTCCTCATGCAGCTCGAAGAGCAGCTGCACGAGAAGAAGGTCGAGATCGTCTTCAGCGACGCGCTGCGCGCGCATCTCGCCAAGAAGGGATTCGACCCGGTCATGGGTGCGCGCCCGATGGCCCGCCTGATCCAGGACACCATCCGCAAGGCGCTAGCCGACGAGCTGCTGTTCGGCCGGCTCGTCAATGGCGGCAAGGTCGATGTCGATGTCGACGATCAGGACACGGTGGTGCTCCAGTTCCCGCCGTCGTCCGACAGCGGCGATGCGTCGCAGCCGGAGCGCGGCGAACCGGTTTTGTCCGAGTAG
- a CDS encoding ATP-dependent Clp protease adaptor protein ClpS: MSRRTVRVAVFGVMSERFEESAVVENQEADTRPPPLFQVVLLNDDFTPMEFVVVVLQRFFGKGREQATQIMLRVHYEGRGVCGVYPRDVAASKVEQVSSYSREHQHPLQCVMEEA; this comes from the coding sequence GTGTCGCGGCGCACGGTCCGGGTGGCGGTTTTCGGGGTCATGAGCGAACGGTTTGAGGAATCTGCGGTCGTAGAGAATCAGGAGGCGGATACCCGGCCGCCGCCTTTGTTCCAGGTCGTGCTCCTGAACGATGACTTCACGCCGATGGAATTCGTGGTCGTCGTGCTGCAGCGGTTCTTCGGGAAGGGGCGCGAACAGGCGACGCAGATCATGTTGCGGGTGCATTACGAGGGGCGCGGCGTGTGCGGTGTGTACCCGCGGGATGTCGCCGCCAGCAAGGTCGAGCAGGTCAGCAGCTATTCGCGGGAGCACCAGCACCCGCTGCAGTGCGTGATGGAGGAAGCATGA
- a CDS encoding cold-shock DNA-binding domain-containing protein, whose product MATGTVKWFNDAKGYGFITPDDGGEDLFAHFSAIQISGFKTLKEGQKVAFDIIQGPKGKQASNITPNAP is encoded by the coding sequence ATGGCAACAGGCACGGTGAAGTGGTTCAACGACGCGAAGGGGTATGGATTCATCACCCCGGACGATGGCGGCGAGGATCTGTTCGCGCATTTCTCCGCGATCCAGATCAGCGGGTTCAAGACCTTGAAGGAAGGCCAGAAGGTCGCCTTCGACATCATTCAGGGGCCCAAGGGGAAACAGGCATCCAACATCACCCCGAACGCGCCATAG
- a CDS encoding isocitrate dehydrogenase, NADP-dependent, producing the protein MTQHIVVPAQGEKITVRADASLDVPDQPIIPYIEGDGTGVDITPVMIRVVDAAVAKAYGGKRKIAWMEVYAGEKSTRVYGPDVWLPDETLRALQEYVVSIKGPLTTPVGGGIRSINVALRQELDLYVCLRPVRYFRGVPSPVREPEKIDMVIFRENSEDIYAGIEYEAESAQARKLIDFLQREMGVTKIRFPQTSGIGIKPVSREGTERLVRRAIRYAIDNGRKSVTFVHKGNIMKFTEGAFARWGYALAAREFGAQLLDGGPWQVIRAPHGDIVVKDVIADAFLQQILLRPAEYDVIATLNLNGDYISDALAAQVGGIGIAPGANISDTAAVFEATHGTAPKYAGKDYVNPGSEILSAEMMLRHMGWTEAADRILSAMEAAILARTVTYDFARLLPDATQVSCSGFGAAMIARM; encoded by the coding sequence ATGACCCAGCACATCGTCGTTCCCGCGCAAGGTGAAAAGATCACGGTGCGGGCGGACGCATCCCTCGACGTTCCGGACCAGCCCATCATTCCGTACATCGAAGGCGACGGCACCGGCGTCGACATCACGCCGGTGATGATCCGCGTCGTCGATGCGGCGGTCGCCAAGGCCTACGGCGGCAAGCGCAAGATCGCCTGGATGGAGGTCTACGCCGGCGAGAAGTCGACGCGCGTCTACGGTCCCGACGTCTGGCTTCCCGACGAGACGCTGCGCGCGCTGCAGGAGTATGTCGTATCGATCAAGGGGCCGCTCACCACCCCGGTGGGAGGGGGGATCCGGTCGATCAACGTCGCGCTGCGGCAGGAACTCGACCTGTATGTCTGCCTGCGTCCCGTGCGGTATTTTCGCGGCGTGCCCAGTCCGGTGCGCGAGCCGGAGAAGATCGACATGGTGATCTTCCGCGAGAATTCGGAAGACATCTACGCTGGCATCGAGTACGAGGCGGAATCGGCGCAGGCGCGCAAGCTCATCGATTTCCTGCAGCGCGAGATGGGCGTGACGAAGATCCGCTTTCCGCAGACCTCCGGGATCGGCATCAAGCCGGTGTCGCGCGAGGGAACCGAGCGCCTGGTGCGTCGTGCGATCCGCTACGCGATCGACAACGGGCGCAAGTCGGTGACCTTCGTCCACAAGGGCAACATCATGAAGTTCACGGAAGGGGCGTTCGCGCGCTGGGGGTATGCCCTGGCGGCGCGGGAGTTCGGCGCCCAACTGCTCGACGGCGGTCCGTGGCAGGTGATCCGGGCCCCGCACGGCGACATCGTGGTCAAGGACGTCATTGCCGACGCGTTTCTGCAGCAGATCCTGCTGCGCCCGGCGGAATACGACGTGATCGCGACCCTCAATCTCAACGGCGATTACATCTCGGACGCCCTGGCGGCGCAGGTCGGGGGGATCGGCATCGCCCCGGGGGCGAACATTTCCGATACCGCGGCGGTGTTCGAGGCCACGCATGGCACCGCGCCGAAGTACGCCGGCAAGGATTACGTCAATCCCGGCTCCGAGATTCTCTCGGCCGAGATGATGTTGCGGCACATGGGTTGGACCGAGGCGGCAGATCGGATCCTGTCGGCGATGGAGGCGGCAATTCTCGCCAGGACCGTCACCTACGATTTCGCCCGCCTGCTTCCCGATGCGACCCAGGTTTCCTGTTCGGGGTTCGGCGCGGCGATGATCGCCCGGATGTAG
- a CDS encoding superoxide dismutase: MEHTLPPLPFAADALAPYMSKETFDFHHGKHHQAYVTNLNNLIPGTEFASMGLEDIIRRSSGGIFNNAAQVWNHTFFWNCLKPGGGGAPQGALAAAIDAKWGSYAAFKEAFTKSAVGNFGSGWTWLVKKPDGTVDIVNTSNAATPLTTADKPLLTIDVWEHAYYIDHRNARAKFVEVFLDRLVNWDFAATNF, translated from the coding sequence ATGGAACACACGCTGCCGCCGCTGCCGTTTGCGGCCGACGCCCTGGCGCCGTACATGTCGAAGGAGACCTTCGACTTCCACCACGGCAAGCATCATCAGGCCTATGTGACGAACCTGAACAACCTGATTCCGGGCACCGAGTTCGCCTCGATGGGTCTCGAGGACATCATCCGCAGGTCGAGCGGGGGAATTTTCAACAACGCCGCGCAGGTATGGAACCACACGTTCTTCTGGAACTGCCTGAAGCCGGGCGGCGGCGGGGCGCCGCAGGGGGCGCTGGCGGCGGCGATCGACGCGAAATGGGGCAGTTATGCCGCGTTCAAGGAAGCGTTCACCAAAAGCGCCGTCGGCAACTTCGGCTCGGGCTGGACCTGGCTGGTGAAGAAGCCCGACGGCACGGTGGACATCGTCAACACGTCGAACGCCGCCACGCCGCTCACGACGGCCGACAAGCCCCTGCTCACGATCGACGTCTGGGAGCACGCGTACTACATCGATCACCGTAATGCGCGCGCGAAGTTCGTCGAGGTATTCCTCGATCGCCTCGTCAATTGGGACTTTGCGGCGACGAATTTCTGA
- a CDS encoding exodeoxyribonuclease 7 large subunit encodes MGANASVVEILPGETRMESNPEMENVESARVFWTVSQLNRAVAGSLQAQFGARRVRGEIASWTRAASGHWYFALKDAAAQVRCVMFRSRNTLVDFSPREGDAVEVLAWVGLYEARGEFQLTVESLRRCGAGSLWERFQRLREKLAAEGLFDAAVKRALPPLPATVGVVTSLQAAALRDVLTTLRRRAPYVRVVVYPVPVQGLDAAPRIAAMLGAVSRRGEADVVLLVRGGGSIEDLWAFNEEAVARAIRACAMPVVVGVGHESDFTIADFAADLRAATPTAAAELVAPERGALAHRIEGLLRRMTRAQAATLAVRSQRLDSALRVLSSPHGPLSGARLRIREFVRRMRAAADTSLRRRRDVVAQRTRMLELVNVQSVLDRGFSVLHDARGALLTDPAQLRAGERVHARLARGEADLLVPVPTPTSRPD; translated from the coding sequence ATGGGCGCGAACGCGTCGGTTGTGGAAATTTTGCCGGGGGAAACCCGCATGGAATCGAATCCCGAAATGGAAAACGTCGAATCGGCGCGGGTTTTCTGGACAGTTTCCCAGCTGAACCGCGCCGTTGCTGGATCTTTGCAGGCGCAGTTCGGCGCACGGAGGGTGCGCGGGGAAATTGCCTCCTGGACCCGCGCCGCGAGCGGACACTGGTATTTCGCGCTCAAGGATGCTGCGGCGCAGGTCCGTTGCGTGATGTTCCGCTCGCGCAACACGCTCGTCGACTTTTCGCCTCGCGAGGGCGATGCGGTCGAGGTGCTCGCGTGGGTCGGCCTGTACGAAGCGCGCGGTGAATTCCAGTTGACCGTGGAGTCCCTGCGCCGCTGCGGGGCGGGCAGCCTGTGGGAGCGCTTCCAGCGGCTGCGCGAGAAGCTGGCGGCCGAAGGGCTGTTCGACGCCGCGGTCAAGCGGGCCTTGCCGCCGTTGCCGGCGACGGTGGGGGTGGTGACGTCCTTGCAGGCTGCCGCGTTGCGCGACGTGCTGACCACGCTGCGCCGTCGTGCCCCCTACGTGCGCGTCGTCGTCTATCCGGTGCCCGTACAGGGTCTGGATGCGGCGCCGCGGATCGCGGCGATGCTGGGCGCGGTGTCGCGCCGTGGCGAGGCGGACGTGGTCCTGCTGGTGCGCGGCGGGGGTTCGATCGAGGATCTCTGGGCCTTCAACGAAGAGGCGGTGGCGCGCGCAATTCGTGCGTGCGCGATGCCGGTGGTGGTGGGCGTCGGGCACGAATCGGATTTCACCATCGCGGATTTCGCCGCCGACCTGCGTGCGGCGACGCCCACCGCGGCAGCGGAACTCGTGGCCCCGGAGCGTGGCGCGCTCGCGCACCGCATCGAAGGGCTGCTGCGCCGGATGACGCGCGCGCAGGCGGCCACGCTGGCGGTGCGCAGCCAGCGCCTCGATTCCGCATTGCGGGTCCTGTCTTCGCCGCACGGCCCGTTGTCCGGCGCGCGCCTGCGTATCCGTGAATTCGTCCGACGCATGCGGGCGGCTGCCGACACGAGCTTGCGGCGCCGCCGTGATGTGGTGGCGCAGCGAACGCGCATGCTGGAACTGGTGAACGTGCAGTCGGTGCTCGATCGCGGGTTTTCGGTGCTGCATGACGCCCGCGGGGCGCTGCTCACCGATCCGGCACAATTGCGCGCCGGGGAGCGGGTGCATGCTCGGTTGGCCCGCGGCGAGGCCGACCTGCTCGTTCCCGTGCCCACGCCCACATCGCGGCCGGACTGA
- a CDS encoding MotA/TolQ/ExbB proton channel family protein, which produces MFAIVQAIGWPIWPLITASIVALALIIERAVALRRLRVLPDNLLADVLNLHTRRQINAEVIEKLQADSPLGFLLASGLRSVDERRDVTIRAMEVAGGHVAHELSRYLTLLGAIGSIAPLLGLLGTVVGMIDIFASQQGGANPQQLAQGISVALYSTAFGIVVAVPSVLAYRIFRARVDDFLVEMEQQGARLVAALYSGEARTARGAAA; this is translated from the coding sequence GTGTTCGCCATCGTTCAAGCCATCGGCTGGCCCATCTGGCCCTTGATCACTGCTTCGATCGTTGCACTGGCGCTCATCATCGAGCGCGCGGTCGCCTTGCGCCGCCTGCGCGTGCTTCCGGACAACCTGCTCGCGGACGTGCTGAACCTGCATACGCGCCGCCAGATCAATGCCGAGGTGATCGAAAAGCTGCAGGCGGACTCCCCGCTCGGATTTCTCCTCGCCTCCGGCCTGCGCAGCGTCGACGAGCGGCGCGACGTCACCATCCGGGCAATGGAAGTCGCGGGCGGCCATGTCGCGCACGAGCTTTCCCGCTACCTCACCCTTCTCGGCGCCATCGGTTCGATCGCACCGCTGCTCGGCCTGCTGGGAACGGTGGTTGGCATGATCGACATCTTTGCGTCCCAGCAGGGCGGGGCCAATCCGCAGCAACTGGCGCAGGGCATCTCGGTTGCCCTCTATTCCACCGCCTTCGGCATCGTCGTGGCGGTCCCTTCGGTGCTCGCCTACCGGATCTTCCGCGCGCGGGTCGACGATTTCCTGGTGGAAATGGAACAGCAGGGGGCACGCCTCGTGGCCGCGCTCTACTCCGGCGAAGCGCGCACGGCGCGGGGAGCCGCGGCGTGA
- a CDS encoding biopolymer transport exbD-related transmembrane protein, whose amino-acid sequence MRFRRGYTEEPEVNLIPLIDVLLVVLIFLAVSTTYSRFSQLQIELPKADPDQASAKLAEIEVGVTADGRFAIGHDIVPVTDSAGLAELLRAAAAGMHDPILVINADAQSTHQSVITVMEAARNAGLTRLSFATRNRSGGARR is encoded by the coding sequence GTGAGGTTCCGTCGCGGCTACACCGAAGAGCCGGAAGTCAACCTCATCCCGTTGATCGACGTCCTGCTGGTCGTACTGATCTTCCTGGCGGTCAGCACCACCTACTCGCGCTTCTCGCAGCTGCAGATCGAACTCCCCAAGGCGGATCCGGACCAGGCTTCGGCCAAGCTCGCGGAAATCGAGGTCGGCGTGACCGCCGACGGCCGGTTTGCGATCGGGCACGACATCGTCCCGGTGACCGACTCTGCCGGACTCGCCGAACTGCTGCGCGCCGCCGCGGCCGGGATGCACGACCCGATCCTGGTCATCAACGCCGACGCCCAGTCGACGCACCAGTCGGTCATCACCGTCATGGAAGCGGCGCGTAACGCGGGGTTGACGCGGCTGAGCTTCGCGACCCGAAACCGTTCCGGCGGCGCGCGCCGCTAG